CTTACCATATGACCACCAATAGCACCTGTATCTCTAGTAGTCATGTTTCCATAATAACCACTTTGAGGAACCTGAATTCCTAGCTCATTAGCAACTTCATATTTAAACTTTTCCATTGCTTGTGCAGCTAAAGGATTCACTAAAGTATTATTCTTTTGGCCAGTACCCATTTTTTCGCCACCTCCTTTATTAGATAGTATTTATAGTATGTGATATATCAGAATATATATACTAGTAGTATTTACCTAATAAAGCAAGCAGTTCTAATCACTTGTTTGCCCACTGAGATAATTGATAAACTGTCTGGCAGTACGTCCAGATCTTCCATGATGCCATTTTTCCCATTGTAAAGCTCTCTCAACTAAGTCCTGTTCTGGAACATATAAATTATCTTTTAC
The DNA window shown above is from Halanaerobiaceae bacterium ANBcell28 and carries:
- a CDS encoding alpha/beta-type small acid-soluble spore protein, which produces MGTGQKNNTLVNPLAAQAMEKFKYEVANELGIQVPQSGYYGNMTTRDTGAIGGHMVRKMVEAYENSIAGQ